The segment ACTAAAAAACAAGCATGTCTGAATTTATTTAGGCTTTTAAACAGCTTGGAATAATATTTCCTCTGAAAGTTCAGGTTTCTACTGCAAAAGCTTCATGCTATCTCATCCAGCCTGCCCGGCCCATACCTGCAACCGGTGGCATTCCAGGGGGTGGAATAGGAGGAGGGCCAGGAGGCTGACCTCCTGGCGGCACAGTGGGAGGTGGATAGCTTGTTGGTGGCAAACCAATTCCTGGTGGCGGGTGAGTTGGAACAGTATGGGTTGGGGGAAGTCTAGGTGGGGGGAAGTTTGGGTTGTAGGCAGGAGGAGGTGGGTAGCCTGGAGCTGGAGGTGGAATATTAGGAGGTGGGAATGAAGAAGGTGGTGGAGGCGGGGGTACAGTTGGTGGAGGATTAGGTGGATAAACATGGGGGTGCTACGGTAAATGAGCTGGCGGAACGTAGGCGGGAGGCAGATTTCCATAGGTTGGTCCTTCTGTCTTCATCATAGACTGGAGGCTCTGGAACCCTTCTCCAGACATGTAGGAGCTGGTTGTAGACATGCCAGTGATATAACTAGCAGGTGGCGGAGGCGGTCGGTGTGGAATAGGTGGAGGTTGATGGACTGCAGTAGGATGAGCAGGCGGAGGAATTGAAAGCTTAGACAAGTCAGGAGTTTCTGAAACACTGACAGAATCGCTTTCTACTGCTCCAATACCAGGTGCCATAGGAGGTTTTCTCTCTAAATGccacaaagtagaaaaaaagaaatcacaatttAGAAGACTGAACTGTCCCCAAACTACCTGACCACACAAATAAACCTGCAGTTTGCTTTCACTACTTTCTAAGACTGGAAATGCATGTTTAGTATTGATTCCTGTTTGTATGTAATTTAGAggtgaaatacataaatgtaatcaGCATATTCAATGCTAAATATCAGGGGAATTCAAAAATACCTTTGTAGTGAGGTATGCAAGGGTTAAATCTGTTTCTCCTAAGGTACCATAAACAAATTAGTTTTACTTCCTAATCTCTGGCAAACAGTACTGCATTGCAAGTGAGGTCACAGACTAACTTTTTGAGATCCAGAcggaaaaaagttatttttgaatgAGGCCCTAGACATTAAAATTCTGTCTGTATAAGGTGAAATGTCATGTCTGTGTTATAGCATGACCTTATCCGTAAACGCAGTGTGACTGGACTTTGGTATGCTGGCTCTattgacttcagcttgtttttACTGTGTCCCATTGGGAACCTTTGTGTCACTTCCTGTTACAAAGGCACATCAGGAAACTAAGGGAAATCTCTGTGCAAGACCTAAGGtcggagtttagctttaactctGCCTGTACTGAAGACCTGTACTTCCCTTTTATAACTGAAGGACTGCTTGAgacctttacttttcttttagctATAGGTTTGTTTTTTAAGCCAGTGTCCATAACAAATAGGCTGAAAGCATAACAATTTTCATAAATACGGTGTGTGTATAGGCTGTCTCACCTGAAGGAGCATGGACAGGTGGTAACGGTGGATGAGAAGTCTCAATCTTAGGTATCTTATTTAATGGCTCTGTAAAGACACAAAAGAATATCATGAAGTAACATCAGGATAGTGATACAGTAAGATACTaagacaaacataaaacaatttcagCTTGACACAGGTATGtacaataatttttgttttctactaTGTCAAAGCATCAATATGGCACAAGGACAATCTCTAGCTTACACACATCATATAGTGTAGATGAAAGGAAATATCCTTAAGCACTATCCTAATACTTTACATATATTGTAGAACAAACACTAGAGGAAgagttacataaaaaatacataccctgtgtttttccttcttctttggGGGATGAGGGCTGAAAgagcaacaaaacaaaatcactaaaaatggttttaatgttttcaacCACAACTGATCATTAGGTTTATTCAACAACATACATTCAAAGCAAAAGGCATGTCAAGTTTCTTCAGTGAGAAGCCACTGAGTGAAGTATCGGTCCCCCTGTAGAAGGTCAACACACCTCCTATTAAGTAAAAACTTGTAGCTGTTCAATCAACAAAGCTCATACACACCCTAATGACTGGAGAGGTTTAGGTCTGACTCAAAGAGGATGACATTTGTAGACATGGAGGCCAATAATAAAGCATACAAACAACAGGGTTACATGTTCACTTGTGCATGCCATTTCATACCCTTGAGGAAGGGGATCAGTCATGTCCCTGTAACGTTATGAATTTAAATGGAAATCCAATTACTTAATGCAAATTTATCCTCCCCTTTACTGCACTGGAAATAGTGATTGATATCCTTCGCATTCCCTACACATGACATACCAGGGGCCTCTTGGTCTGTTTCGGTGGGCTGGACTGCGGAGAAGGTTTCTTAGCTTGCTGTGcagctggttgctgctgctgttggtCCTTTGTCTGAGCTCCTTGGGAGTCGGAGTTCTGCGATTGCAGCTGAGGCTGTACAGCAGCGATCTGTgcctgtacctggggggatggCTGCTGGGAGCCATGGTGTGGCATTTGCTGCTTTCCTTGAGAGTACAAGTCCAGAATCTGGTGACAGATATCTGCAAAAACACAGTAAATTGTACCAACTTTACTCATTTTGCATgtcatttctgaaaaaaacaaacagttttggGGGTAAATAGGTTTTAGATGCAAACGCAATTGTTACACAAGCCACTTTGTAATTAACATGCAATGAAATAACCTACTAATCTGCTGTAAGCAACCTCTCTATAGGTTTTTATCAGTTTAAATTGTGCAAATTTGCTTTAAAGTTGTAGTGGACcattttggttaaaaataaaaaaaaataactattggCTATCTGATAGCATCTTGCTATCACTTTCACACTACTAATCCTAAAATGTATAATCTTTTACCTTACACAAGTGAAGTGATACCAAGTGCTCAAAATACCTTCAAGAACATCGACAGGCACATCCTGGACAAACTGCTCCCACCACCTTCTATACATTGGCTTTGACGTCCACTCCTGTATCTCAAATTTGCACAGTCGTCCAGCAAGATACATGACTGCTACTGCAATGATCTCCGGCTCCCACTGTAAGGACAGTGTAGTgcacaagctaaaaaaaaaaaaaaaaaatgtaggaagtaAATTATGATTGTAATAGAATGTCTAAGATCATGGTGGTAAGTCTTGAAAAATCAAGGAACTCAAACCTCCCAATCACCTTCTACGTTATTTCCTGACTTCAAGACAAAAATAAGAACCCCTCCTAACATGAGCCCTACCTGTCATTAACAAACGTCCATGCCATCTGCACCAACTTCTGGATTTTGTTCTTGTCTcctaaaaagataataataaaaaaaaatacatcagcttcagcttgtattacatatttttaaaaatagaatgcaGAAACTTGGGTCATGTATGTACCTTTACCTTTCAGCTGCTTGGCATACTTCAACAGAAACTGATAGGGATGTTCCACTTGTAAGTCAAACTTGATGGTCTGCAGAAGAATCCTTTCCAGAACCATGACTTCTTcctagagcaaaaaaaaaaaaaaacaaaaaaacaaacacaacacaatataaatatgacAGATCAcggaataataaagaaaactactAAAAGGTTGAACAGTTAGTAAAAGTACGGATGCAAGGGTCAGAGGAACCAAGCTAAAGTGGCACACAAGCATTCTGAGTATTTTGAAGTGCTTATTGTGGTATGCACAGAACATTCTAAACAGAATGTGGTATGCACAGAACAGTCTTCTCTATTCCTTGGAACaggtataaacattttattttttgggaaggTTCCAATATTCTCTTCTTCTCAATGTGTGTTTATAAGTAAAGGAATATCTAAAGTTAAAGTGTCTGCaagcctaaaatgtttttttttcattaaagttcctcaagaaaaaattctgtttccgTTTTCCTTTTGCTAGCAATCCTGCTAGTAGCTTAGACTTCATCTTGCTGGTGAGAATACCCTGTAGGCTGACCTTCTCTCTGCATACTGCAACTATCTCCGCCAAAACAGACATGCCAACACACAACGTTCAGTTCATTTTCAACATACccacaaaacaaagttttttttttttttaatatgatctaATTTGACATTGATAGAAATGTTGCACTCTCAACATAACCTATGAGCTGTGGCTTAAAGCCACCAAGTCGGACAACGCAGGAGAATAACTCGCATGACCAAAGAAAACCACTAAATAcaactttaaaaagcaaatttgGGTATGGGTTACCTAATGTTTGTCTTCACAACCTATATGGCAAGAGGGATCTTGAGACACAGACACTTAAAAGCCCAACTCCTGGTGTTACAGACAATTCCATCTATTCCTACAACCTCTGTCGTTCGTAGTAAGTAGAGTGGTTATTCCTATACAACTCTGGGGCATAACCcctaatttataaaacaggataaGTAAGGAAgataaaagaggaaagaaaacagCAGGGGATTTACATTTGGCTAAATACTTTATACGTGAATATTCAAAATATGAAAAGTCTTAAACAAAAGAATGATAAAGATAACAAATGGTGGCCCACGGAAAAATATTTAGATAATTTTTTGACCACTAAAGAATATAGGGTTCTTAGGACTTAATACTAGGCACAGAGCAACTACCTAAATGTAGCATAGGAGTATtgtcccgacacatttcaccagtttaggcttcctcaggggatttagggAGAACCAGTAAATGCACTGATAAAGGCAAAGGTATGCAGAAACAATAATTACAAATCAAATGAATTTAAATAGAGAGATGAGACATCCTAGTTTTCCAAAGTAATGTAGTAAAACTAGTAATACTATACAGATAAATAAAAGTGATAACATGGAAATTTGCATAAACATAGCATTGTTATGTAGTAAAGGTAAAGAACAATTCATGGGAAAGTATTTAgctatgacatatatacaatatcttGAGTAAAATGGTTCCAACAAGGACATGTGTATAAGAAGTGTGGAATGTGTCCACCTGTCCTTCTGTACCTCTGTCATTCACTGAGCACAGATAATGGGTGAAGAAACAACAGCAAACCAGTTTTTACATCCCAATGTAAGAGTATGCCTGGACACTGCACTAAGTTGGTAACAGTGGAAAAAGTATGCTATAGCAAGAGAAGCAAATAAAACcattatctgtataaaaatgggactttaaaacGCTCATGGGT is part of the Pyxicephalus adspersus chromosome 12, UCB_Pads_2.0, whole genome shotgun sequence genome and harbors:
- the CCNK gene encoding cyclin-K, which produces MKENKENSSPSMASLNLDHAKPCWYWDKKDLAHTPSQQEGLDPATEARYRREGARFIFDVGTRLGLHYDTLATGIIYFHRFYMFHSFKQFARYVTGACCLFLAGKVEETPKKCKDIIKTARSLLNDVQFGQFGDDPKEEVMVLERILLQTIKFDLQVEHPYQFLLKYAKQLKGKGDKNKIQKLVQMAWTFVNDSLCTTLSLQWEPEIIAVAVMYLAGRLCKFEIQEWTSKPMYRRWWEQFVQDVPVDVLEDICHQILDLYSQGKQQMPHHGSQQPSPQVQAQIAAVQPQLQSQNSDSQGAQTKDQQQQQPAAQQAKKPSPQSSPPKQTKRPLPSSPKEEGKTQEPLNKIPKIETSHPPLPPVHAPSERKPPMAPGIGAVESDSVSVSETPDLSKLSIPPPAHPTAVHQPPPIPHRPPPPPASYITGMSTTSSYMSGEGFQSLQSMMKTEGPTYGNLPPAYVPPAHLP